In Aspergillus flavus chromosome 3, complete sequence, one genomic interval encodes:
- a CDS encoding putative kinetochore protein fta7, with protein MPPKRKSSGDGHDQDDTRRKRFAYLKPQVRRVAERTIKSKWSTLPEPMQEKVRDMFRALERPVIVRQQSERKRIEAQAAVQAVVKNLGKRLPRMPFPPVTKDSVFEYEAALKEHCSLEASLATVTDSTDLLKAEIEKEEALLAKETKQLQEMEKNAKRAEAERKRQLKNEHPVLRQLSVPGQQSQDHTQFTLAGANDLQTTFDELENDPEVVDLLKHLNGHLKSMQSNTAPLAGLSEAITRSQTALSLICRPED; from the exons ATGCCTCCGAAACGAAAGAGCTCCGGTGATGGACATGATCAAGACGACACGCGCAGGAAGCGATTTGCTTATCTGAAGCCCCAAGTTCGTCGGGTTGCTGAAAGAACGATCAAATCTAAATGGTCCACGCTACCAGAGCCAATGCAAGAAAAAGTTCGCGATATGTTTCGAGCTCTCGAGCGCCCGGTCATAGTGCGCCAGCAGAGTGAGCGAAAGCGCATTGAAGCGCAGGCGGCCGTTCAGGCCGTAGTGAAGAA TCTCGGAAAGCGCCTCCCTAGAATGCCATTCCCACCCGTAACGAAGGATTCGGTTTTCGAGTACGAGGCTGCACTGAAAGAACAC TGCTCCCTGGAGGCGAGCTTGGCTACCGTCACGGACAGCACTGATCTTTTGAAAGCCGaaatcgaaaaagaagaggcaTTACTTGCGAAGGAAACGAAGCAACTGCaggaaatggagaagaatgcTAAGCGGGCGGAAGCTGAACGGAAGAGGCAGCTGAAAAAT GAACACCCCGTACTTCGACAGCTCAGCGTTCCTGGACAACAGAGTCAGGATCATACTCAATTCACACTCGCTGGCGCAAACGATTTGCAAACTACGTTTGATGAG CTCGAAAACGACCCTGAGGTCGTGGACTTGTTAAAGCATCTGAATGGACATCTCAAATCCATGCAGAGCAATACAGCTCCTCTGGCAGGCCTAAGTGAGGCGATTACACGGTCTCAGACAGCCTTGAGTTTGATTTGCCGGCCTGAAGATTGA